The nucleotide sequence GGGGGCTTCACGCGTCGCTGAACCGCTCCCCCTTCTCCGCCTTCTCCACCAGCAGGGCCGGCGGGGTGAAGCGCTCGCCGTAGCGGTCGGACAGCTCCCGCGCTCGGGCGACGAAGCCCGGGAGGCCACCCTCGTAGCCGTTGATGTACTGGAGGACCCCACCGGTCCAGCCGGGGAAGCCGATGCCGAAGATGGAGCCGATGTTGGCGTCGGCGACGGAGGTGAGGACGCCTTCCTCCAGCAGGCGCACGGTGTCCAGGGCCTCGGAGAAGAGCATGCGTTCCTGCATGTCCTCGAAGGGGATCCGGTACCCCGGCTTGGTGAAGTGTTCGCGCAGGCCGGGCCAGAGCTTGGCGCGGCGGCCGTCGGGGCCGTAGTGGTAGAAGCCGGCGCCGCCGCTGCGGCCCGGGCGGGCGAACTCGTCGACCATGCGGTCGATGACGGCCTCCGCGGGGTGGACGGTCCAGGTGCCGCCCGCCTCCTCCACGGCCCGTCGGGACTCGGCGCGGATCTTGCGGGGCAGGGTGAGGGTCAGCTCGTCCATGAGGGAGAGGACCTTGGCGGGGTAGCCCGCCTGGGCCGCCGCCTGCTCGATCGACGCGGGCTCGATGCCCTCCCCCACCATCGCGACACCCTCGTTGATGAAGTGGCCGATGACCCGGGAGGTGAAGAAGCCGCGTGAGTCGTTGACGACGATCGGGGTCTTCTTGATCTGGCGGACGAGGTCGAAGGCGCGGGCCAGGGCCTCGTCCCCGGTCTGCTCGCCCTTGATGATCTCGACGAGCGGCATCTTGTCGACGGGCGAGAAGAAGTGCAGGCCGACGAAGTCGGACCGGCGGACGACGCCCCCGGCCAGTTCGGTGATGGGGAGGGTCGAGGTGTTGGAGCAGAGGAGCGCGTCCGGTGCCACGACCCCCTCGATCTCCTGGAAGACCTTGTGCTTCAGCTCGGCGTTCTCGAACACGGCCTCGATGACGGCGTCGCAGCCCGCGAGGTCGGCCGGATCGGCGGTGGGGGTGATGCGGGCGAGGAGCGCGTCGGCCTTCTCCTGCGTGGTGCGGCCCTTGGCGACCGCCTTGGCGCAGAGCTTCTCCGAGTAGGTCCTGCCCTTCGCGGCGGCTTCGGGCGTCACGTCCTTCAGGACGACGTCGATGCCCGCGCGGGCGCACGAGTACGCGATGCCCGCACCCATCATCCCGGCGCCGAGGACGGCAACCCTGCGGACCTGGCGGGGCTCGACGCCCTGGGGGCGGTTCGCTCCGGAGTTGACGGCCTGGAGGTCGAAGAAGAAGGCCTGGATCATGTTCTTGGACGTCTGGCCCGCCGCCAGCTCCACGAAGTAACGCGCCTCGATGACCTGGGCGGTCTCGAAGTCGACCTGGGCGCCCTCGACGGCTGCGGCGAGGATGTTGCGCGGGGCCGGGTAGGGCGCGCCGTTCGTCTGCTTGCGCAGGGTGGCGGGGAAGGCGGGCAGGTTCGCCGCGAACTTCGGGTTGGCGGGGGTGCCGCCGGGGATGCGGTAGCCGGGCTTGTCCCAGGGCTGCCGCGACTCGGGGTTGGCGTCGATGAAGGCGCGGGCCTTGTCCATCAACTCGTCCTGTGTGGCGGCCACTTCGTGGACGAGGCCGTTCTGCAGGGCGCGCTGCGGGGTGTACTGGGTGCCCTGCAGCAGCACCTTCAGCAGGGCGTCGGCGATGCCCAGCAGCCGTACGGTGCGGGCGATGCCA is from Streptomyces sp. NBC_01314 and encodes:
- a CDS encoding 3-hydroxyacyl-CoA dehydrogenase NAD-binding domain-containing protein: MTQSTTIRWEQDRTGLVTLVIDDPNQSANTMNQAFRDSLAVITDRLEAEKDTVRGVIITSAKKTFFAGGDLRDLIKVTPETAQQLFDGGLEIKRNLRRIETLGKPVVAAINGAALGGGYELALACHHRIALDAPGSKIGCPEVTLGLLPGGGGIARTVRLLGIADALLKVLLQGTQYTPQRALQNGLVHEVAATQDELMDKARAFIDANPESRQPWDKPGYRIPGGTPANPKFAANLPAFPATLRKQTNGAPYPAPRNILAAAVEGAQVDFETAQVIEARYFVELAAGQTSKNMIQAFFFDLQAVNSGANRPQGVEPRQVRRVAVLGAGMMGAGIAYSCARAGIDVVLKDVTPEAAAKGRTYSEKLCAKAVAKGRTTQEKADALLARITPTADPADLAGCDAVIEAVFENAELKHKVFQEIEGVVAPDALLCSNTSTLPITELAGGVVRRSDFVGLHFFSPVDKMPLVEIIKGEQTGDEALARAFDLVRQIKKTPIVVNDSRGFFTSRVIGHFINEGVAMVGEGIEPASIEQAAAQAGYPAKVLSLMDELTLTLPRKIRAESRRAVEEAGGTWTVHPAEAVIDRMVDEFARPGRSGGAGFYHYGPDGRRAKLWPGLREHFTKPGYRIPFEDMQERMLFSEALDTVRLLEEGVLTSVADANIGSIFGIGFPGWTGGVLQYINGYEGGLPGFVARARELSDRYGERFTPPALLVEKAEKGERFSDA